In a single window of the Hoyosella subflava DQS3-9A1 genome:
- a CDS encoding glycoside hydrolase family 15 protein, producing MPTPPRAHHTGFPPIGDYGFLSDCETTCLIAPSGAVEWMCLPRPDSPSVFGAILDRSAGHFRIGPYGQNQPAARRYLPGGLILETTWQTETGWLTVRDALVMGKWHNTDQRSRTHRRTPTDWDAEHMLLRTVKCVSGRVELELSCEPAFDYHRKAATWQYSGKVYEQATAYCTDSPEGEPTLTLTTNLRLGIEGREARARTRLVEGDQVFVALSWSDLPSPQSYEEAAKKMWDTAECWRQWITIGRFPDHPWRGYLQRSALTLKGLTYAPTGALLAAATTSLPETPGGERNWDYRYAWIRDSTFALWGLYTLGLDREANDFFAFISDMGVSESGDPLPLQVMYGVGGERELVEEELNHLSGYEGARPVRVGNGAYNQKQHDVWGIILDSVYLHVRSRNQVPESLWPLLKRQVEEAITNWRKPDRGIWEVRGEPQHFTSSKVVCWVALDRGAKLATMHGEIAYAEEWNAIADEIKEDILENGVDERGVFTQRYGDPALDASLLLVPLMRFLPASDDRVRNTVLAVADELTKDGLVLRYRVEETDDGLSGEEGTFTICSFWLVSALVEIGEVERAKRLLEKLLSYASPLKLYAEEIDPSNGRHLGNFPQAFTHLALINAVVHVIRAEEELEAGAFHPAHHSHH from the coding sequence ATGCCGACGCCACCTCGAGCGCATCACACGGGGTTCCCGCCGATCGGAGACTACGGCTTTCTCTCAGACTGTGAGACAACCTGCCTGATCGCCCCTAGCGGCGCGGTCGAATGGATGTGTCTCCCCCGCCCTGACTCGCCTAGCGTCTTCGGCGCAATACTGGATCGCAGTGCGGGCCATTTCCGGATCGGCCCCTACGGACAGAACCAGCCCGCAGCGCGCCGGTATCTGCCCGGTGGGCTCATTCTCGAAACAACTTGGCAAACCGAAACCGGCTGGCTGACGGTGCGCGACGCACTGGTCATGGGAAAGTGGCACAACACAGATCAGCGATCACGCACTCACCGCCGCACACCAACTGATTGGGATGCGGAGCACATGCTGCTTCGCACGGTGAAATGCGTCAGCGGCCGCGTCGAACTCGAACTGAGTTGTGAGCCAGCATTCGACTATCACCGGAAGGCCGCGACGTGGCAGTACAGCGGCAAGGTGTACGAGCAAGCCACCGCCTACTGCACTGATTCGCCGGAAGGCGAGCCAACTTTGACTCTGACAACTAATTTGCGTCTTGGCATCGAGGGCCGCGAAGCACGGGCACGCACCCGCCTCGTCGAGGGAGACCAGGTGTTTGTCGCGTTGTCCTGGAGCGATCTTCCCTCCCCGCAGTCCTACGAGGAAGCAGCCAAGAAGATGTGGGACACCGCCGAATGCTGGCGCCAGTGGATCACCATTGGACGGTTTCCAGATCATCCGTGGCGCGGTTACCTTCAGCGGAGCGCGTTGACGCTGAAAGGCCTCACCTATGCGCCGACGGGTGCTCTGCTCGCCGCGGCCACTACGTCGCTCCCGGAAACTCCTGGTGGCGAGCGCAATTGGGACTATCGTTACGCCTGGATACGCGACTCTACGTTCGCACTGTGGGGCCTCTATACGCTGGGGCTCGATCGGGAAGCCAACGATTTCTTCGCCTTCATCTCCGATATGGGTGTCAGCGAATCCGGCGACCCGCTCCCGTTGCAGGTGATGTACGGCGTCGGTGGTGAACGTGAATTGGTCGAGGAGGAACTGAACCATCTCAGCGGTTACGAAGGAGCGCGGCCAGTCCGGGTCGGAAACGGCGCGTACAACCAGAAACAGCACGACGTGTGGGGCATCATCCTCGACTCTGTGTATCTGCATGTGCGGTCACGCAACCAAGTGCCCGAATCGCTGTGGCCGCTGCTCAAGCGGCAGGTGGAAGAAGCAATCACCAACTGGCGCAAGCCCGACCGGGGCATTTGGGAGGTACGCGGTGAACCGCAGCATTTCACCTCATCGAAAGTGGTGTGCTGGGTCGCATTAGATCGCGGTGCGAAACTCGCGACGATGCACGGCGAAATCGCGTACGCAGAGGAATGGAACGCGATCGCCGACGAGATCAAGGAGGACATCCTGGAGAACGGCGTCGACGAGCGCGGTGTGTTCACGCAGCGCTACGGGGACCCCGCACTGGACGCCTCACTTTTGCTGGTTCCGCTGATGCGCTTCCTCCCCGCATCCGACGACCGTGTTCGCAACACTGTTCTCGCGGTTGCGGACGAACTCACCAAGGATGGGCTCGTCCTGCGATATCGCGTCGAGGAAACCGATGACGGCTTGAGTGGTGAGGAAGGAACCTTCACGATCTGCTCGTTCTGGCTGGTGTCCGCACTCGTCGAGATCGGTGAGGTCGAACGCGCAAAACGGCTACTCGAGAAACTCCTCAGCTACGCGAGTCCGCTGAAGCTCTATGCGGAGGAGATCGATCCTTCCAATGGACGGCACTTGGGGAACTTCCCTCAAGCGTTCACCCACCTCGCACTGATCAATGCCGTGGTCCACGTCATCAGAGCCGAGGAGGAGTTGGAGGCAGGGGCGTTCCACCCCGCCCATCATTCTCACCACTGA
- a CDS encoding ABC transporter substrate-binding protein → MRATQRAIIYVTLSIATLAGAVSCGSSDRDAGAETAPLSVEHRFGAAEIIGQPQRVVALSSQWLDALLALDLQPVAYLEDPLAGDDGLYIWQHPHIGDADPITASDTGLPLERIAAAEPDLILADYSAGEQQVYDQLNAIAPTIGMLGDEQVDPWYKQIRVIGEILGKTAQAEEIIDRVNNEVTAIARELPELAGKTAVLSQFMFDSDQIVAVADPEDGASTLFYALGMSLPDHLVTEAAGTGRLIVSPERVDILRSDLLITWPNGGDPEELMQIPGFSELPSVQGGGFAAVDIETVIALNTPSALSTEWVLNSLRPQLECVSGRC, encoded by the coding sequence ATGCGCGCAACTCAGCGAGCCATCATCTACGTCACTTTGTCCATCGCCACCCTTGCGGGCGCAGTTTCCTGCGGTAGCAGCGACAGGGACGCGGGCGCCGAAACGGCACCGCTGTCGGTCGAACATCGTTTCGGCGCAGCGGAGATCATCGGGCAGCCACAGCGAGTGGTAGCGCTGAGCTCACAGTGGCTCGATGCCCTGCTGGCATTGGATCTCCAGCCCGTCGCGTACCTCGAGGACCCGCTCGCTGGTGACGATGGCCTGTATATATGGCAGCATCCGCACATCGGCGATGCGGACCCCATCACTGCCTCCGACACTGGTTTGCCTCTCGAGCGAATCGCCGCCGCTGAACCCGATCTGATTCTGGCCGACTACAGCGCGGGGGAGCAGCAGGTCTACGACCAGCTCAATGCAATCGCCCCGACGATCGGAATGCTCGGCGATGAGCAGGTGGACCCCTGGTATAAGCAGATTCGGGTCATCGGTGAGATTCTCGGCAAAACCGCGCAAGCCGAAGAGATCATCGATCGTGTGAACAATGAGGTTACGGCCATCGCGAGAGAGCTACCGGAGTTGGCAGGGAAAACTGCTGTGCTCTCGCAGTTCATGTTCGACAGCGACCAGATCGTCGCAGTAGCGGACCCTGAGGACGGCGCCAGCACGCTCTTCTACGCTCTGGGCATGTCCCTGCCCGATCACCTCGTCACCGAAGCAGCCGGCACAGGACGGCTCATCGTGAGCCCAGAGAGAGTGGACATTCTGCGCAGTGACCTTCTCATCACCTGGCCCAACGGCGGCGACCCCGAGGAGCTTATGCAGATCCCAGGGTTCAGTGAATTGCCCTCAGTCCAGGGCGGCGGATTCGCGGCCGTCGATATCGAGACCGTGATCGCCTTGAACACGCCCAGCGCACTCTCCACTGAATGGGTCCTGAACTCGCTCCGTCCGCAACTCGAATGCGTTTCAGGCCGATGCTGA